Proteins from one Chitinophaga oryzae genomic window:
- a CDS encoding response regulator has translation MKTILLIEDNEELRDNTADILAIAGYHVLTAENGMTGFEKLLEHKPDLVICDIMMPVLDGFGVLHLMQQHETLRDTPFIFLTAKTERADFRKGMGMGADDYLTKPFSGTELWETVANRLRKAAIRKKEFAPNLEGMSKLMYEATGKATLQSLAEGRNIDKYRKKQVIYTEGNHPTRLFFVQKGKVKTSKTNDQGKELVLDIYTAGDFLGYNALLEGSLYKETAIAMEDSEIALIPATDFQELLNNNHEVASQLIKMLAKNVSDKEQQLLGLAYNSLRKKVAEALLNLLKKYNPPKDTPLVINISRENLANIAGTATESLIRTLSDFRDEQMIEIKEGAVVILNEKKLANLLA, from the coding sequence ATGAAAACGATCCTGCTAATAGAAGACAACGAAGAACTGAGAGATAACACGGCAGACATCCTGGCCATCGCCGGCTATCACGTACTGACCGCAGAGAACGGGATGACCGGCTTCGAGAAACTGCTGGAACACAAGCCCGACCTCGTCATTTGTGACATTATGATGCCGGTGCTGGATGGCTTTGGCGTACTGCACCTGATGCAACAGCACGAAACCCTCAGGGATACGCCTTTCATCTTCCTGACCGCCAAAACAGAGCGGGCCGACTTCCGTAAAGGGATGGGCATGGGCGCCGACGACTATCTGACCAAACCTTTCAGTGGCACGGAACTATGGGAAACTGTCGCTAACAGGTTGCGTAAAGCCGCCATCCGGAAGAAAGAATTCGCGCCTAACCTCGAGGGCATGAGCAAGCTGATGTATGAGGCTACCGGCAAAGCCACGCTGCAGTCCCTGGCCGAAGGACGTAACATCGACAAATACCGCAAAAAACAGGTGATCTATACAGAAGGGAACCATCCCACCCGCCTCTTTTTTGTACAGAAAGGAAAAGTAAAAACCAGTAAGACCAACGACCAGGGCAAGGAATTGGTGTTGGATATTTATACAGCAGGCGATTTTCTCGGCTACAACGCCCTGCTGGAAGGTTCCCTGTACAAGGAAACGGCCATCGCCATGGAAGACAGCGAGATCGCTCTGATCCCCGCTACCGATTTCCAGGAACTGTTGAACAACAATCATGAAGTAGCTTCCCAGCTCATTAAAATGCTGGCAAAAAATGTCAGCGACAAAGAACAGCAGTTATTGGGGCTGGCCTACAACTCCCTGCGCAAAAAGGTAGCAGAAGCCTTGCTGAACCTGCTGAAAAAATACAACCCTCCCAAGGATACCCCGCTGGTGATTAATATCAGCCGGGAGAACCTCGCCAATATCGCCGGTACAGCCACCGAATCGCTGATCCGTACCCTGAGTGATTTCCGGGATGAGCAAATGATAGAGATCAAAGAAGGGGCGGTGGTTATCCTGAACGAAAAAAAACTGGCCAACCTGCTTGCCTAG
- a CDS encoding DNA polymerase III: protein MKSPLKNSPPIPASLAPLGRIRDITPREVQAIQQQLGVKSIRDLVAAINNGQLETVDGLKPVQIKNIKRAFKLYKTAGSRVPLWDARLAGEELLRALSQFPEVERAALTGSLRRGKDTIGDIDILLQVSEADHRKLLYKLARMAQTDRIIAIGPHHVCIVLRNQLQADIRLATHKDYGASLLYYTGSAQYGDNLKNLATEKGFRFGPQGLVDNQTGEYVAGAQETDVYQRLGLSFLEPELREDHQSMTALQALPPLISFNQLKGDMQIHTNWSDGTDSIAAISKYLSHTFPQYQYIVITDHISSRRPNHVLPPEDIFRQTAEINRVNGLMGFDYIRKGMETDILENGEPELSNDILQQFDWVVASIHTDFTRDNTDRLIRACENPFVHCIGHPSGRLIGIRPPYPVNWEAVFEAAARTGTAMEINSRPNRLDLNDELVRQAVAKGVKLVIDSDARTLAHFDFVKLGVSMARRGACCKKDILNTGSWEDIEAFKAAKLQLLKK from the coding sequence ATGAAATCACCGCTTAAAAACAGTCCGCCTATCCCGGCGTCACTAGCCCCGTTGGGCCGTATCCGGGACATTACCCCGCGGGAAGTACAGGCCATACAGCAACAACTGGGTGTCAAAAGTATACGGGACCTGGTGGCCGCTATAAACAACGGGCAGCTGGAAACCGTAGACGGTCTCAAACCGGTACAGATAAAAAACATCAAACGCGCCTTCAAACTTTATAAAACGGCGGGCAGCCGTGTTCCGCTTTGGGACGCCCGCCTCGCCGGAGAAGAACTGCTGCGCGCGCTCTCCCAGTTTCCCGAAGTGGAAAGGGCAGCGCTCACCGGCAGCCTGCGAAGAGGCAAAGACACCATTGGCGACATCGACATACTGCTGCAGGTCAGCGAAGCAGACCACCGGAAACTGCTTTACAAACTCGCCAGGATGGCGCAGACGGACCGTATCATCGCGATCGGCCCCCATCACGTTTGTATCGTACTGCGCAACCAGCTCCAGGCCGACATCCGGCTGGCTACACATAAAGACTATGGCGCAAGCCTGTTGTATTATACAGGATCTGCACAATATGGCGACAACCTGAAAAACCTGGCGACAGAGAAAGGGTTCCGCTTTGGGCCACAGGGACTGGTAGACAACCAAACCGGCGAATATGTGGCCGGGGCGCAGGAAACAGACGTCTACCAACGGCTGGGCTTATCCTTCCTGGAACCGGAACTGCGGGAAGACCACCAGTCCATGACGGCATTGCAGGCACTTCCGCCGCTGATCTCTTTCAATCAGCTCAAAGGCGACATGCAAATACATACCAACTGGAGCGATGGCACGGATAGTATCGCCGCCATCTCCAAATACCTTTCCCACACCTTTCCCCAGTACCAGTACATTGTCATCACCGACCACATTTCCTCCAGGCGCCCCAACCATGTACTGCCGCCGGAAGATATTTTCAGGCAAACCGCAGAAATAAACCGCGTCAACGGCCTGATGGGATTTGATTATATCAGGAAGGGTATGGAAACAGACATCCTCGAAAACGGAGAACCGGAACTCTCAAATGATATCCTGCAACAGTTCGACTGGGTGGTAGCTTCTATTCATACCGATTTTACAAGGGATAACACCGACCGGTTAATCAGGGCCTGTGAAAATCCGTTCGTGCATTGCATCGGCCATCCGAGCGGAAGGCTGATCGGTATCCGCCCGCCTTATCCGGTGAACTGGGAGGCAGTATTTGAAGCAGCCGCCCGGACCGGCACTGCCATGGAGATCAATTCCAGGCCCAACCGGCTCGACCTGAACGATGAGCTGGTACGCCAGGCCGTCGCCAAAGGCGTTAAGTTGGTTATTGACAGCGATGCCCGTACGCTTGCCCACTTCGATTTTGTGAAACTGGGCGTGTCTATGGCACGGCGCGGCGCCTGTTGCAAAAAGGACATTCTCAATACCGGCAGCTGGGAAGACATTGAAGCGTTTAAAGCCGCCAAACTGCAATTACTCAAAAAATAA
- a CDS encoding polysaccharide deacetylase family protein, whose amino-acid sequence MKKLLALWGCCLSLATAAQQLPVLCYHNITTPGQHQNDLLHVDSRQFEQQLKTLADSGYHTILPDEMVALLQQHKPFPARAVMITFDDSHDVHYSIAAPLLQRYHFKGVFFVMTVTLNKPHYLSSANIKALSDEGHTVASHTWDHPRPDGYQDWDKELLLPRRQLEKITGRPVWYIAYPFGAYNDSIIAHVKQAGYKAAFQLNRRPEASNELYTLRRMLVDGRWSGTQLLREISRYVTP is encoded by the coding sequence ATGAAAAAGCTCCTTGCGCTCTGGGGCTGTTGCCTGTCCCTCGCTACAGCCGCGCAGCAGCTGCCGGTGTTGTGTTACCACAATATCACCACCCCGGGACAACATCAGAACGACCTGTTGCATGTTGACAGCCGTCAGTTTGAGCAGCAGCTGAAAACACTGGCCGACAGCGGTTACCATACCATCCTGCCGGATGAGATGGTGGCGTTGCTGCAACAGCATAAGCCGTTCCCCGCACGCGCCGTAATGATCACTTTCGATGATTCCCACGATGTCCATTATTCGATAGCGGCGCCCTTGTTGCAGCGCTACCATTTTAAAGGCGTGTTTTTTGTGATGACAGTTACCCTGAACAAGCCGCATTACCTTTCTTCGGCCAATATAAAAGCGTTGTCAGACGAAGGGCATACAGTCGCCAGCCATACGTGGGACCATCCCCGTCCGGATGGATATCAGGACTGGGATAAAGAGCTGCTGCTGCCACGGCGGCAGCTGGAAAAAATCACGGGCAGGCCGGTATGGTATATCGCTTATCCTTTTGGAGCGTATAACGACAGCATTATTGCGCATGTAAAACAGGCGGGCTATAAGGCGGCATTCCAGCTCAACCGGCGGCCGGAGGCGTCAAATGAGCTGTATACGCTGCGCCGTATGCTGGTCGACGGCCGCTGGTCCGGTACGCAGCTGTTGCGTGAAATCAGCAGGTATGTAACACCGTAA
- a CDS encoding universal stress protein, producing MEKILFVTDAVCMSKSCLDFACYLGNLTHSRLTGVFLENQAMELRGVEDIREKGVIAPVPGAPIEQQKELYRDENIKRFKDHCENNGVNCTIHQHTGIPLTAVLRESRYADLLVVDAATSFSWRPESAPSSFVKEILERSECPVVIAPENFEGIDEIIFTYNGSNASMYAIKQFTYLLPQLFGVKATVLSVTPEGQPVKGDTEKLKEWLGMHYPDSSLMVLEDDNVQARLLEHLFMKERVMIVMGAFGRNQLSNLFVPNPMKPVVKLVSQPVFVAHH from the coding sequence ATGGAAAAGATATTATTTGTAACGGATGCTGTATGCATGAGCAAAAGTTGTCTTGATTTCGCCTGTTACCTGGGTAATCTTACCCATTCCAGGCTGACCGGCGTATTCCTGGAAAACCAGGCGATGGAGCTGCGCGGGGTGGAAGATATCCGTGAGAAAGGAGTGATAGCGCCTGTGCCGGGCGCACCGATTGAACAGCAAAAAGAGCTGTACCGCGATGAGAACATTAAACGCTTTAAAGACCATTGCGAGAACAACGGCGTGAACTGTACTATCCATCAGCATACCGGTATTCCGCTGACGGCGGTATTAAGGGAAAGCAGGTACGCTGACCTGCTGGTGGTGGACGCGGCCACATCATTCTCCTGGCGGCCGGAATCTGCGCCTTCCTCGTTTGTGAAAGAGATACTGGAGCGGTCTGAATGCCCGGTGGTGATTGCACCGGAGAATTTTGAGGGAATAGACGAGATTATTTTCACCTACAATGGCAGTAACGCCTCCATGTACGCGATCAAACAGTTCACCTATCTGCTGCCGCAGTTATTTGGCGTAAAAGCGACGGTGCTCAGTGTAACACCCGAAGGGCAACCGGTGAAGGGAGACACGGAAAAACTGAAAGAATGGCTGGGGATGCACTATCCGGACAGTTCCCTGATGGTTTTGGAGGATGATAACGTACAGGCGCGGTTGCTGGAACATCTCTTTATGAAAGAAAGGGTCATGATCGTCATGGGCGCTTTTGGCAGAAACCAGTTATCCAACCTGTTCGTGCCCAACCCCATGAAACCAGTGGTAAAACTGGTCAGTCAGCCTGTATTTGTCGCTCACCATTAA
- a CDS encoding PAS domain-containing sensor histidine kinase: MNLHVSDLDIDLQLSIFAAVMERTPGLVAVREMASGKLKYINETGIQMLGTDDFPSLELLLEQNQLGTGTAVLSNQLPQEESLLQERPWKNIQGETFIGLYEEMVLKHKKDQYCFFRITDSQSDRRYKLQLSRELQRFGALFNYASIGIIVTNQEGDIILINDFALNQFDYRREELIGQKVEKLIPRRLHHKHIGHRERYNAHPQSRPMGIGLDLFAVRHDGSEFPVEISLSHYSNEEGHFVIAYINNITERKKAEERIERLNDELESMVEERTQQLVKALADLEASKEDLTIALSKEKELGDLKSRFVSMASHEFRTPLSTILSSAFLVKHYAAETEQPVRNKHIQRIVNAVSFLTDTLNDFLSVGKIEEGKLQARYSMFQIREYFQTIIQEMQGIIKEKQTIRYEHTGEDICWLDTSLLRHIAMNLLGNAIKFSAPDSTIEMDTRMEDNLFTLMIKDYGIGMSQEDQQHLYERFYRGTNVSNIQGTGLGLHIVQKYSELMNGAISCASELGKGTVFTITFPADPINIP, translated from the coding sequence ATGAACCTACATGTCAGCGATCTGGACATTGATCTGCAGCTCAGCATTTTCGCCGCCGTGATGGAGCGGACCCCGGGCCTGGTGGCCGTCAGGGAGATGGCTTCCGGGAAATTGAAATATATCAATGAAACCGGCATCCAAATGTTGGGTACCGACGATTTTCCTTCGCTGGAGCTGCTGCTGGAACAAAACCAGCTGGGTACCGGTACAGCAGTGTTAAGCAACCAGCTGCCACAGGAAGAATCCCTGTTACAGGAACGGCCCTGGAAAAATATCCAGGGAGAAACGTTCATTGGTTTGTATGAAGAAATGGTACTGAAACACAAAAAAGACCAGTACTGTTTTTTCCGCATCACCGACAGCCAGTCCGACCGCCGGTATAAGCTACAGCTGAGCAGGGAACTACAGCGTTTTGGCGCATTGTTCAACTACGCCAGCATTGGCATTATTGTCACCAACCAGGAGGGCGATATCATACTGATCAATGATTTTGCGCTCAACCAGTTCGATTACCGGCGGGAAGAGCTTATAGGGCAAAAAGTGGAGAAACTGATCCCCCGACGCCTGCATCACAAACATATCGGCCACCGCGAAAGATACAACGCCCACCCCCAGAGCCGGCCGATGGGCATCGGGCTCGATCTTTTTGCCGTACGGCATGACGGATCGGAGTTTCCGGTAGAAATCAGCCTAAGCCACTATTCCAACGAAGAAGGGCATTTTGTGATCGCGTATATCAACAATATCACGGAAAGAAAAAAAGCGGAAGAGCGTATAGAACGGCTCAATGACGAGCTGGAAAGCATGGTGGAGGAACGTACCCAGCAACTGGTAAAAGCGCTGGCCGACCTGGAAGCATCCAAAGAAGACCTCACCATCGCCCTCAGCAAGGAAAAAGAATTGGGCGACCTTAAGTCCCGTTTCGTGTCGATGGCATCTCATGAATTCCGCACGCCGCTGAGCACCATCCTTTCCTCCGCATTTCTCGTAAAACACTACGCTGCAGAAACCGAGCAACCGGTACGCAACAAACATATCCAGCGCATTGTAAACGCCGTAAGCTTCCTCACGGATACCCTCAACGATTTCCTGTCTGTCGGAAAAATTGAGGAAGGCAAGCTGCAGGCGCGGTACTCCATGTTCCAGATCAGAGAGTATTTCCAGACCATCATACAGGAGATGCAGGGCATCATCAAAGAAAAACAAACGATCCGTTATGAGCATACCGGTGAAGACATTTGCTGGCTGGACACCTCGCTGCTGCGGCATATCGCCATGAACCTGCTGGGCAACGCCATTAAATTTTCCGCCCCCGACAGTACCATCGAGATGGACACCCGCATGGAAGACAACCTGTTTACCCTCATGATCAAAGATTATGGCATCGGGATGTCACAGGAAGACCAGCAGCATCTCTATGAACGGTTCTATCGCGGCACCAATGTGAGCAATATCCAGGGCACCGGCCTTGGACTGCATATCGTTCAAAAATACAGTGAACTGATGAACGGCGCCATTTCCTGTGCCAGCGAGCTGGGTAAAGGCACCGTGTTCACCATCACTTTTCCTGCTGATCCTATAAATATTCCGTAA
- a CDS encoding Hsp20/alpha crystallin family protein has protein sequence MATQTLTKRTGLPSVFDDFFRPWKDWASDFYGVHALTVPAVNVTEDKDSYKLSMAAPGLKKSDFKIELDGAMLTISAESESRKEEKDEKYSRQEYNYNSFSRSFHLPEGVSKDKIEAQYDDGVLKIKLPKSEDAKKNGRNLEIPVK, from the coding sequence ATGGCCACACAAACACTCACCAAACGTACAGGATTACCATCAGTATTTGATGATTTTTTCCGCCCCTGGAAAGATTGGGCAAGCGATTTTTATGGGGTACATGCACTGACTGTGCCCGCTGTTAACGTCACAGAAGATAAAGACAGTTATAAGCTGTCTATGGCTGCGCCGGGTTTAAAGAAATCGGATTTTAAAATCGAGCTGGACGGCGCTATGCTGACCATCAGCGCGGAATCTGAAAGCAGGAAAGAAGAAAAGGACGAAAAATACAGCCGGCAGGAATATAACTACAACAGCTTTTCCCGGAGCTTCCATCTGCCGGAAGGCGTCAGCAAAGACAAAATTGAAGCGCAATACGATGATGGCGTATTAAAAATCAAATTGCCTAAGAGTGAAGATGCGAAAAAGAACGGTAGAAACCTGGAAATACCTGTGAAGTAA
- a CDS encoding winged helix-turn-helix transcriptional regulator, giving the protein MKKNTIDDIQADTQSEKDVWEEENNCAMTKAMKVIGGKWKLLLLNAIRKECPMRFGELRKKMKDITHATLTLQLRELERDGIIERKVYAETPPRVEYKLTTIGKKLVPTIQALCDWGDEYHALQGPKSC; this is encoded by the coding sequence ATGAAAAAAAATACTATTGATGATATTCAGGCAGATACACAGTCTGAGAAAGATGTATGGGAGGAGGAAAATAACTGTGCCATGACAAAAGCGATGAAGGTGATCGGCGGAAAGTGGAAGCTGCTCCTGCTGAACGCCATCCGCAAAGAGTGCCCCATGCGCTTTGGGGAGCTGCGTAAGAAAATGAAGGACATCACGCACGCTACGCTGACGCTGCAGCTGCGGGAGCTGGAGCGCGACGGTATCATCGAAAGAAAAGTATATGCCGAAACACCGCCCCGTGTGGAATATAAACTCACAACTATCGGTAAGAAACTGGTGCCCACCATCCAGGCGCTGTGCGACTGGGGCGATGAATACCATGCTTTACAAGGCCCCAAAAGCTGCTAG
- a CDS encoding sigma-70 family RNA polymerase sigma factor, with product MTAFEQYRPTLFAVAYKMTKNAMDAEDILQDVFLAYSRQDAATIVHPENYLVKAVMHRCLSLLEARKKTVYPGIDLPSPLFRERFSYIHDSDISFALLILLQTLNPWERAVFILRETFSYSYAEMAAILGLEQDHCRQLFHRAKVKIAAGKLRYIPGGEQRSTLFQAFAEACSTGDTARLMACLKEDITIYSDGGGKVSAARAPLTGRTAAAAFLLGIYAKRGVELSLEVTTINGETGVIFRDATGAVDTVMILSMDTDGIHTVYFVRNPDKLR from the coding sequence ATGACAGCGTTTGAACAGTACAGGCCCACGCTGTTTGCGGTGGCTTACAAGATGACCAAAAATGCCATGGATGCGGAAGATATCCTGCAGGACGTATTCCTTGCGTATTCCCGGCAGGACGCCGCAACGATCGTTCATCCGGAAAACTATCTCGTCAAAGCGGTGATGCATCGCTGCCTTTCCCTGCTGGAAGCCCGTAAAAAGACCGTCTATCCCGGCATCGACCTGCCTTCGCCGCTCTTTCGGGAACGTTTTTCGTATATACATGATAGTGATATCTCCTTCGCCCTGCTGATCCTGCTGCAGACGCTGAACCCATGGGAACGCGCCGTGTTTATCCTGCGGGAGACCTTCAGCTATTCCTATGCGGAAATGGCCGCCATACTCGGCCTGGAGCAGGACCACTGCCGGCAGCTGTTTCATAGGGCCAAAGTAAAGATTGCAGCCGGTAAGCTGCGGTACATACCCGGCGGAGAACAACGCAGCACCCTGTTCCAGGCTTTTGCAGAAGCCTGCTCCACCGGTGATACCGCCCGGCTGATGGCCTGCCTGAAAGAAGATATTACCATCTATTCAGACGGCGGCGGCAAGGTTTCTGCCGCAAGAGCGCCACTGACAGGCCGCACGGCCGCCGCAGCTTTCCTGCTGGGCATCTACGCCAAACGAGGTGTGGAGCTCTCTTTGGAAGTGACTACCATCAACGGGGAAACAGGCGTGATCTTCCGCGATGCCACCGGCGCCGTGGATACCGTCATGATCCTGTCTATGGACACAGACGGCATCCACACAGTGTATTTCGTCCGTAACCCGGACAAGCTCCGCTAA
- a CDS encoding MFS transporter, which yields MNRLQLKWLSLLIVSASVFLAVIDIFIVNVALPSIRQGIQGSESDMQLIIALYLLGYAAFLITGGRLGDHYGRKRVFMVSMLVFTFSSLLCGMAQTAWQLNTARFVQGTSAAFMIPQGISYIHILFPEHKERIKALGVYGSIAGSASVIGQFLGGLLPDIHWTVAGWRLLFLINLPLGLAAAALAGRYLTDTEQHREGRFDISGVALLTVALFALVYPLIRGRELGWPLWSLLSLSGAVMALLLFGYDQQRKLAAQQNPLINIRLFSYKDFNIGLCAVLFYFMVQDSYFLINAIFMQTGLGYSSSATGVLFVFQGVGYVVASLLSIPLVKRYGKRVLQGGVLIMIVSLIMHLVFFRSAGMPGSILLATLFFYGTGCGSVLPSLLTMALKSIPVHFAGAASGTFSTFQQTAVALGIGVTGGIFFSLLGDAPSLPAYMNAYQIATGINIGFLALVSIFLYILPEGQQTITGMAIH from the coding sequence ATGAACCGACTACAATTGAAATGGCTATCGTTGCTGATCGTATCCGCGTCCGTATTTCTGGCGGTCATCGATATTTTTATAGTGAATGTGGCGCTGCCTTCCATCCGGCAGGGCATACAAGGCAGCGAATCGGATATGCAGCTGATCATCGCGCTGTACCTGCTGGGGTATGCCGCCTTTCTGATCACCGGCGGGCGCCTGGGCGACCATTACGGCAGAAAGCGGGTGTTCATGGTGTCTATGCTGGTATTTACGTTCAGCTCCCTGTTGTGCGGCATGGCGCAAACCGCGTGGCAACTGAATACCGCGCGCTTTGTCCAGGGTACCAGCGCGGCTTTCATGATACCGCAGGGCATCAGCTATATACATATCCTGTTTCCCGAACATAAAGAGAGGATCAAGGCGCTGGGCGTTTACGGGAGTATTGCCGGTTCGGCATCGGTGATCGGGCAGTTCCTGGGAGGGTTGCTACCGGATATCCACTGGACCGTGGCGGGCTGGCGGCTGTTGTTTTTGATCAACCTGCCGCTGGGGCTGGCAGCGGCGGCGCTGGCCGGCCGTTACCTTACCGATACGGAGCAGCACCGCGAAGGCCGTTTCGATATCAGCGGCGTAGCGTTGCTCACCGTGGCGCTCTTTGCACTGGTATATCCGTTGATCCGTGGCCGTGAGTTAGGCTGGCCGTTGTGGAGCCTATTGTCACTCTCGGGCGCCGTGATGGCGCTGTTGCTGTTCGGCTATGACCAGCAGCGTAAACTGGCGGCGCAGCAAAACCCGCTGATCAACATCCGGTTGTTTTCCTACAAGGATTTTAATATCGGGCTTTGTGCGGTACTGTTTTATTTTATGGTGCAGGACTCCTACTTCCTGATCAACGCCATTTTCATGCAGACAGGGCTGGGATATAGTTCCTCAGCAACGGGCGTCCTGTTTGTGTTCCAGGGCGTGGGCTACGTAGTGGCGTCACTGTTATCTATTCCGCTGGTGAAGCGTTACGGTAAGCGGGTATTGCAGGGCGGCGTGCTGATCATGATAGTGTCGCTGATCATGCACCTGGTCTTTTTTCGTTCCGCCGGCATGCCGGGAAGCATATTGCTGGCTACGCTCTTTTTTTACGGAACCGGTTGCGGATCGGTACTACCGTCCCTCCTGACAATGGCTTTAAAGAGCATCCCGGTGCATTTTGCCGGCGCCGCATCCGGCACGTTCTCCACTTTCCAGCAGACAGCGGTGGCGCTGGGCATCGGCGTTACGGGCGGCATTTTCTTCAGTCTCCTGGGCGATGCCCCTTCCCTGCCGGCGTATATGAATGCGTACCAGATCGCCACCGGCATCAACATCGGGTTCCTCGCGCTGGTCAGCATCTTCCTGTACATCCTGCCCGAAGGGCAGCAGACTATAACGGGAATGGCTATACATTAA
- a CDS encoding zinc-dependent alcohol dehydrogenase family protein, with protein MNSIPSTMRAMVMEKKGQPLTLQTVPVPVPGAGQVLIKVIACGVCRTDLHILDGELPSPALPLIPGHEIIGEVVAAGEGVTTLPVGVKVGVPWLAYTCGHCKYCSLGQENLCEQALFTGYSVNGGYADYVVALADYCLRVPEQYAHPGGAPLMCAGLIGYRSWRMVPEHAQHIGLYGFGAAAHILVQIARYHYKSVYAFTRPDDKAGESFALKMGATWAGSSLDAPPVLLDAAIIFAPDGSLVPQALSQLDRGGVVVCGGIHMSDIPGFPYQLLWEERSIHSVANLTREDGALLMETIQHVPVSAMVQAFPLEQANEALQALRKGEIKGAAVLVM; from the coding sequence ATGAACAGTATACCTTCCACCATGCGTGCTATGGTGATGGAAAAGAAAGGGCAGCCGCTGACGCTGCAAACAGTGCCGGTGCCTGTACCGGGAGCGGGACAGGTATTAATAAAGGTGATCGCCTGCGGCGTATGCAGGACAGACCTGCATATTCTGGACGGGGAGTTGCCGTCTCCGGCATTGCCGCTGATTCCGGGACATGAGATCATCGGCGAAGTGGTGGCTGCGGGAGAAGGGGTGACCACCCTGCCGGTAGGGGTGAAAGTGGGCGTGCCCTGGCTGGCCTATACCTGCGGCCATTGCAAATATTGTTCGCTGGGCCAGGAGAACCTGTGTGAGCAGGCGCTCTTTACCGGTTACAGTGTTAATGGCGGCTATGCAGATTATGTGGTGGCGCTGGCAGATTATTGTCTGCGCGTGCCGGAGCAATATGCGCACCCCGGCGGAGCACCGCTGATGTGCGCCGGCCTGATCGGGTACCGTTCCTGGCGCATGGTGCCGGAACATGCGCAACATATCGGGTTGTATGGATTTGGCGCTGCTGCGCATATCCTTGTACAGATAGCGCGGTATCATTACAAATCCGTTTATGCTTTCACGCGTCCGGATGATAAAGCGGGAGAGAGTTTTGCGCTGAAAATGGGCGCCACCTGGGCCGGCAGCTCGCTGGACGCGCCGCCGGTATTGCTGGATGCCGCCATTATTTTTGCTCCCGACGGATCATTGGTGCCGCAGGCGTTATCGCAATTGGACAGAGGCGGTGTTGTCGTTTGCGGCGGTATTCACATGAGCGATATTCCCGGGTTTCCCTATCAATTGTTATGGGAAGAGCGTTCCATACATTCGGTGGCCAATCTCACCCGGGAAGACGGAGCGTTGCTGATGGAGACGATTCAACACGTGCCGGTGTCTGCTATGGTACAAGCCTTTCCGCTGGAGCAGGCCAACGAAGCCTTGCAGGCGTTACGGAAGGGTGAAATAAAAGGGGCCGCCGTATTGGTGATGTGA
- a CDS encoding universal stress protein, which produces MKKMIAAVDALHFSPSQVATFRYFAREQNARLTIICLDNFTAELEPMTTMYPESYAVNYAQITAESRASLEWQRNDNIRKLKEVCEDGAICLRIVETNGNPVQEIVKESRFADLLLLSADTSFGSLPDSVPTRFVKETLATAECPVMVLPNSLSAIREIIFSYNGTFSSTYAIRTFTALFPECYSIPVKLLYVEEKNNPHIPYEDKIISYLSLHYDQVTTEVLKGDPARAFLAYLIRRNDCIVTYGAYGRSGMSRFFHRSDAENVLRTVDIPVFITHP; this is translated from the coding sequence ATGAAAAAGATGATTGCTGCGGTAGATGCACTGCATTTTTCCCCTTCCCAGGTAGCTACCTTCCGTTATTTCGCCCGTGAACAGAATGCCCGGCTGACGATCATATGCCTGGACAATTTCACTGCGGAACTGGAACCAATGACCACCATGTACCCGGAGTCGTATGCCGTCAATTACGCGCAGATTACGGCCGAAAGCAGGGCTTCGCTGGAATGGCAACGGAACGACAATATCCGCAAGCTGAAGGAGGTTTGTGAGGACGGCGCTATCTGTCTCAGGATAGTGGAAACAAATGGTAACCCAGTCCAGGAAATTGTAAAAGAGAGTCGCTTTGCAGACCTGTTGCTGTTAAGCGCCGACACTTCCTTTGGCAGCCTGCCTGACAGCGTGCCTACGCGCTTTGTAAAGGAAACGCTGGCCACCGCGGAATGCCCGGTGATGGTGCTTCCCAATTCATTGTCTGCCATCCGGGAAATTATATTTTCCTACAACGGCACTTTCTCTTCCACCTATGCTATCCGGACTTTTACGGCGCTCTTTCCGGAGTGTTACAGTATACCGGTAAAACTGTTGTATGTCGAGGAAAAAAACAACCCTCACATTCCTTATGAAGATAAGATCATCAGCTATTTATCCCTTCATTATGACCAGGTGACGACCGAGGTGCTTAAAGGGGATCCTGCCAGGGCTTTCCTGGCATACCTGATCCGCCGCAATGATTGTATCGTTACCTACGGCGCCTATGGCCGCAGCGGCATGTCCCGCTTCTTTCACCGCAGTGATGCGGAGAATGTGCTGCGTACCGTAGACATTCCCGTTTTCATCACACACCCTTAG